A single window of Archangium gephyra DNA harbors:
- a CDS encoding LysR family transcriptional regulator, with the protein MSHAEPSWDLYRTFLAVLQEGSLSGGARALGLTQPTIGRHIEALEQAIGFQLFTRSPQGLAATEAALELRPYAEALSSTAASLLRAASGQGSAVKGTVRVSASEVVGVEVLPPILAALRERYPELVIELALSNAVENLLRRDADIAVRMVEPGQEALVVKRLGAITVGLHAHRRYLARRGTPKRFEDLATHSVIGFDRETPAIRSMLKRIPKFDVSRFALRTDSDLAQLAAIRAGFGIGTCQVALAERDRDLVRVLPDAFELKLGTWLAMHENLRSTPRCRIVFDALAAGLAGHVDP; encoded by the coding sequence ATGAGCCATGCCGAGCCGAGCTGGGACCTCTACCGGACCTTCCTGGCTGTTCTCCAGGAAGGATCCCTGTCCGGCGGCGCGCGCGCGTTGGGGCTCACGCAGCCCACCATCGGGCGGCACATCGAAGCACTCGAGCAGGCCATCGGCTTCCAGCTCTTCACCCGCTCGCCCCAGGGCCTCGCCGCCACGGAGGCGGCGTTGGAGCTGCGGCCCTACGCCGAGGCGCTGTCGTCGACGGCGGCGTCCCTGCTCCGGGCCGCCTCGGGGCAGGGGAGCGCCGTGAAGGGCACCGTCCGGGTGAGCGCCAGCGAGGTCGTGGGGGTCGAGGTCCTGCCGCCCATCCTGGCGGCCCTGCGCGAGCGGTATCCGGAGCTCGTCATCGAGCTCGCGCTCTCGAACGCCGTCGAGAACCTGCTCCGGCGTGATGCCGACATCGCCGTCCGGATGGTGGAGCCGGGCCAGGAGGCCCTGGTCGTGAAGCGCCTCGGCGCCATCACGGTCGGGCTGCATGCCCATCGGCGCTACCTGGCTCGACGGGGCACGCCCAAGCGCTTCGAGGACCTCGCCACCCACAGCGTGATCGGCTTCGACCGGGAGACGCCGGCGATCCGGAGCATGCTCAAGAGAATCCCGAAGTTCGACGTGAGCCGCTTCGCGCTGCGGACCGACAGCGACCTCGCCCAGCTGGCGGCGATCCGGGCCGGCTTTGGGATCGGTACCTGCCAGGTCGCGCTGGCGGAGCGGGACCGGGACCTCGTCCGCGTGCTTCCGGACGCCTTCGAGCTGAAGCTCGGGACGTGGCTGGCGATGCACGAGAACCTGAGGTCGACCCCGCGCTGCCGCATCGTCTTCGATGCGCTGGCCGCCGGCCTCGCGGGACACGTGGATCCCTGA
- a CDS encoding tetratricopeptide repeat protein gives MLFGKKEPPSRSELIVEADRARSKGKLKKAIAGYRKALELEPKDPAVHVKLAPLLARVNEGEASLQSFRTAAQAHLDKGFADKALAVYTQAAETFPAQVNLWQQVAQMNLARGRRADAVKMLLRGRLHLRAKNERREAIALLKEALALEPTLFDPRLDLALLLARQRQQAEAMALLEPMVKAVKGVQLRQVRWTMLRVAPSLGALWRWLRATPG, from the coding sequence ATGCTCTTCGGAAAGAAGGAGCCGCCCTCGCGTTCGGAGCTCATCGTCGAAGCGGATCGCGCTCGCTCCAAGGGCAAGCTCAAGAAGGCGATCGCTGGATACCGAAAGGCGCTGGAGCTGGAACCGAAGGATCCGGCCGTGCACGTGAAGCTGGCACCGCTGCTGGCCCGGGTGAACGAGGGCGAGGCCTCGCTCCAGAGCTTCCGCACGGCGGCCCAGGCCCACCTGGACAAGGGATTCGCGGACAAGGCGCTGGCCGTCTACACGCAGGCGGCGGAGACGTTCCCGGCGCAGGTGAACCTCTGGCAGCAGGTGGCGCAGATGAACCTCGCGCGGGGGCGCCGCGCGGATGCGGTGAAGATGCTCCTGCGGGGCCGGCTCCACCTGCGCGCCAAGAACGAGCGCCGCGAGGCCATCGCCCTGCTGAAGGAGGCGCTCGCGCTGGAGCCCACGCTCTTCGATCCGCGGCTGGACCTGGCGCTGCTGCTGGCCCGCCAGCGGCAACAGGCCGAGGCGATGGCACTGCTCGAGCCGATGGTGAAGGCCGTGAAGGGCGTCCAGCTCCGCCAGGTGCGCTGGACGATGCTCCGGGTCGCTCCGAGCCTGGGCGCGCTGTGGCGCTGGCTGCGCGCCACGCCTGGGTGA
- a CDS encoding family 43 glycosylhydrolase encodes MGTRMHARTVALTLLALTLWGCGPQEPRTEGLPDTGTSEAGLERPLTMAGFYNVIMQDGADPWVYQHTDGYYYFTKTTGGDVSLWRSRTLTGVDAGERKTIWFPPASGPGSKGLWAPELHYLDGKWYVYYAADDGNNANHRMYVLENASADPFQGTWTSKGQITDSTNRWAIDGTVLVVGAEKYFVWSGWEGTVNDKQHLYIARMSSPWTVSSARVRISTPTHAWETNTSPQVNEGPQVIVRNGVISLVYSASGSWTDNYCLGLITARVGTDLLNPASWTKRSTPLFRSGNGLYGPGHHSFTKSMDGTEDWIVYHTARWQGAGWTRNIRAQRFTWSADNTPNLGVPANPNQPIPLPSGEPSRSHYEAERAAFANGPRVVAETTAAEGSKLSYIDTTASYVQFTVSVPRAGEYIVAARTGNGTSGGPWAVHTLSINGGPGSDFFIANSGWNQWGNATARVQLLAGNNTLRFTKKEHYAEFDSIDVFPVNTLAGGVIADGTYRLISKLSGKALDVGGCSAADGADVIQWSYTGGECQKWRLQHLGAGYYALLAAHSGKALDVAGCSAADGSDVIQWPYSGASCQQWLLERTDDGVSFRLLARHSGKALDVGGCSTADGADVIQWPYSGANCQRWYIQAP; translated from the coding sequence ATGGGAACACGCATGCACGCGCGCACGGTAGCGCTCACCCTGCTCGCACTGACGTTGTGGGGCTGTGGGCCGCAGGAGCCACGGACCGAGGGCCTGCCGGACACGGGCACCTCCGAGGCCGGACTGGAACGCCCGCTGACCATGGCTGGCTTCTACAACGTCATCATGCAGGATGGCGCCGATCCCTGGGTGTACCAGCACACGGACGGCTACTACTACTTCACCAAGACGACGGGCGGAGATGTGAGCCTGTGGCGCTCGCGCACGCTCACCGGTGTCGATGCGGGCGAGCGGAAGACCATCTGGTTCCCGCCAGCGTCGGGCCCTGGCAGCAAGGGCCTCTGGGCACCGGAGCTCCACTACCTCGATGGCAAGTGGTACGTCTATTACGCGGCGGACGACGGGAACAACGCCAACCACCGCATGTACGTGCTCGAGAACGCGAGCGCCGACCCGTTCCAGGGCACCTGGACGAGCAAGGGGCAGATCACCGACTCGACCAACCGCTGGGCCATTGATGGCACCGTCCTGGTGGTGGGCGCCGAGAAGTACTTCGTGTGGTCCGGCTGGGAGGGCACGGTCAACGACAAGCAACACCTCTACATCGCGCGCATGAGCAGCCCGTGGACCGTCAGCTCGGCCCGGGTGCGCATCTCCACCCCCACCCATGCGTGGGAGACCAACACCTCGCCGCAGGTGAACGAGGGGCCTCAGGTCATCGTCCGCAACGGCGTCATCAGCCTGGTGTACTCGGCCAGTGGCAGCTGGACGGACAACTACTGCCTGGGGCTCATCACGGCGCGGGTGGGCACGGATCTGCTCAACCCCGCCTCCTGGACGAAGCGCTCCACCCCCCTCTTCCGCAGTGGCAACGGCCTGTACGGCCCGGGGCACCACTCCTTCACGAAGTCGATGGATGGGACGGAGGATTGGATCGTCTACCACACCGCGCGCTGGCAGGGCGCCGGGTGGACCCGGAACATCCGTGCCCAGCGGTTCACCTGGAGCGCGGACAACACGCCGAACCTCGGTGTGCCGGCGAACCCCAACCAGCCCATCCCGCTGCCCTCCGGCGAGCCGAGCCGGAGCCACTACGAGGCCGAGCGCGCCGCCTTCGCCAATGGCCCCCGGGTGGTGGCCGAGACCACCGCCGCCGAGGGCTCCAAGCTCAGCTACATCGACACCACGGCGAGCTACGTGCAGTTCACCGTCTCCGTTCCCCGCGCGGGCGAGTACATCGTCGCCGCGCGCACGGGCAATGGCACCTCGGGCGGGCCGTGGGCGGTGCACACGCTCTCGATCAACGGCGGCCCGGGTTCGGACTTCTTCATCGCGAACTCGGGGTGGAACCAGTGGGGCAACGCCACGGCCCGGGTACAGTTGCTCGCGGGCAACAACACCCTGCGCTTCACCAAGAAGGAGCACTACGCCGAGTTCGACAGCATCGACGTGTTCCCCGTGAATACCCTCGCGGGAGGCGTGATCGCCGACGGCACCTACCGGCTGATCTCCAAGCTCAGCGGCAAGGCGCTGGACGTCGGCGGGTGCTCCGCGGCGGATGGCGCGGACGTCATCCAGTGGTCCTACACGGGCGGGGAGTGCCAGAAGTGGCGTCTGCAGCACCTGGGGGCCGGCTACTACGCGCTGCTGGCGGCCCACAGCGGCAAGGCGCTGGACGTGGCGGGGTGCTCGGCGGCGGATGGCTCGGACGTCATCCAGTGGCCCTACTCGGGTGCCAGCTGCCAGCAGTGGCTGCTGGAGCGCACGGACGACGGCGTGAGCTTCCGGCTCCTGGCCCGGCACAGCGGCAAGGCGCTGGACGTCGGCGGGTGCTCCACCGCGGATGGCGCGGACGTCATCCAGTGGCCCTACTCGGGTGCCAACTGCCAGCGCTGGTACATCCAGGCGCCCTGA
- a CDS encoding SDR family oxidoreductase — protein sequence MNQNRNALVLGVTGGIGGEVARRLKARGWTVRALHRDAARVAAGNRAQNGITWLQGDVMNPEDVVAAARGVSLIVHAVNPPGYRNWGELVLPMLDSTLAAARETGARVLLPGTLYNYGPDAFPDVEETSPQKPVTRKGAIRVELERRLRAAATRGEAKVLIVRAGDFFGPEAGNNWFAQGLIKPGQPVTTINDPGKRGIGHAWAYLPDVAETMVQLVEREEALEAFSTFHMRGHWDDDGTRMIAAIRAAVGQPGPKVRAFPWWLLGLASPFVPLFREMKEMRYLWETPVHMNNARLLAVLGAEPHTPLEEAVRTTLVGLGCLTARTEPLAVMA from the coding sequence ATGAACCAGAATCGGAATGCACTCGTCCTTGGCGTGACTGGCGGTATCGGTGGGGAGGTCGCACGGCGGCTGAAGGCGCGCGGCTGGACGGTCCGGGCCCTGCACCGCGATGCCGCCAGGGTGGCGGCTGGCAATCGCGCACAGAACGGCATCACCTGGCTCCAGGGGGATGTCATGAACCCCGAGGACGTCGTGGCCGCGGCGCGAGGCGTGTCCCTCATCGTTCACGCGGTGAACCCGCCTGGCTACCGCAACTGGGGCGAGCTGGTGTTGCCCATGCTGGACAGTACGCTCGCGGCGGCGCGGGAGACCGGCGCCCGCGTCCTCCTGCCGGGGACCCTCTACAACTACGGACCCGACGCGTTCCCGGACGTGGAGGAGACGTCTCCCCAGAAGCCCGTCACCCGCAAGGGCGCCATCCGGGTCGAGCTGGAGCGCCGCCTGCGTGCGGCCGCCACGCGCGGCGAGGCGAAGGTGTTGATCGTCCGCGCCGGTGACTTCTTCGGGCCCGAGGCAGGCAACAATTGGTTCGCGCAGGGATTGATCAAGCCCGGTCAGCCCGTCACCACCATCAACGATCCGGGCAAGCGGGGCATCGGTCACGCCTGGGCCTACCTCCCGGACGTCGCCGAGACCATGGTCCAGCTGGTGGAGCGGGAGGAGGCGCTCGAGGCCTTCTCGACGTTCCACATGCGTGGCCACTGGGACGACGACGGAACCCGGATGATCGCCGCCATTCGCGCGGCCGTCGGCCAGCCGGGCCCGAAGGTCCGCGCCTTCCCCTGGTGGCTGCTGGGACTGGCCTCTCCCTTCGTGCCGCTGTTCCGGGAGATGAAGGAGATGCGCTACCTGTGGGAGACGCCGGTCCACATGAACAACGCGCGCCTCCTGGCCGTGCTCGGCGCGGAGCCCCACACGCCACTCGAGGAAGCCGTCCGGACCACGCTGGTGGGGCTCGGCTGCCTGACGGCCAGGACCGAGCCCCTGGCCGTCATGGCCTGA
- a CDS encoding DUF1993 domain-containing protein, whose protein sequence is MAIRLYAASIPTYLQTLRAMSGVLDKGLAHARERGVNPEEIVEHQLAPDMRPFRFQIQSIAFHSAGAIEAIRSGALNMPGQRPAHTYEQLQQLVKDTCAGLEAIPAEAIDAREGQEVVFNTPRGAMTFTAEEFLFSFSLPNFYFHATTAYDILRSRGTPIGKLDFMGQLRLKA, encoded by the coding sequence ATGGCCATCCGACTCTACGCCGCAAGCATTCCGACCTACCTGCAGACGCTCCGGGCCATGTCCGGCGTGCTGGACAAGGGGCTCGCCCACGCCCGCGAGAGGGGCGTCAATCCGGAAGAGATCGTCGAGCACCAGCTCGCGCCGGACATGCGTCCGTTCCGTTTCCAGATCCAATCCATCGCCTTCCATTCGGCCGGGGCCATCGAGGCGATCCGCAGCGGCGCGCTCAACATGCCCGGCCAGCGCCCGGCTCACACCTATGAGCAGCTTCAGCAGCTCGTGAAGGACACCTGCGCCGGGCTCGAGGCCATCCCCGCCGAGGCGATCGACGCCAGGGAAGGCCAGGAGGTCGTCTTCAACACGCCGCGTGGGGCGATGACCTTCACCGCGGAGGAGTTTCTGTTCTCCTTCTCGCTTCCCAACTTCTATTTCCACGCCACGACTGCCTACGACATCCTGCGCTCTCGCGGGACGCCCATCGGCAAGCTCGACTTCATGGGTCAACTCCGGCTCAAGGCCTGA
- a CDS encoding LamG domain-containing protein: MTEAAAATRPSLVNTRISTPFGSNGHTSSLDGRLFIGNVGEDHATTTTTWRARVFRPEAVTYDAEGKPGFSSAFSPGKTLQVNNGENALAFCFLNPAQPYTLSSGVAVYQPFIFDSMMFNGPNRFRRRTAEVRVSQPFTVQAEIASFSTGPLEELKTVSGAPILGIEPTMTSDGRLLLFQGGPLNNGAIDYLMYSYNPTPCAASGWSEPRPLSMMFNDPHPGLKRYPMAWQRMKAATGEDFGDTVAGGNLIRAAYPWVDHEGRNVLYAAVGFTGAAGGRREAMSLVGADTGWIAHHLDGSLNTDRQDIAHLFYSGPMWNFEQERAPSQNFPPGSSNETRFLPVTKTHDVLSLFGSNTADYNEVDLGELLNPFQLLFLPMNELVTRAGTYDLTRTPDGAGRFYTGTLVGTAQISEKNDVTQPPSGSLWEPHGKGKALVLPGGGAATVNLTDSTNSIPGVGATVRGFTVQLALRPDPAINQGCTGNPYRYLLAKPGGLDLIYEANGAVHMSFVINGQRVRLGFSQPLPKGVWTHLAYTWDGVTGQFGEYINGKATGRVLPTAPGTLRLGTGTLSIGAGTNLDTQSCPANGEGSFKGFIDEVRFFTNARSNRSICLTTLGADCKEAAIQEEPTGGQFVMNQQHPSCNSLPALGSQACAVSMHRVCAQRGADDALSSATNFYETLQQVIGNRPPISLLGVPASASSTEVGVACAPIQHQSLGVTFEELARRHSGCTDDRVSMSSDCTAAAHRWCQGLGWTTGMIFEMTSRPWVGCFNSGLIQDVARSQLGPVSNAGSLTSGESRLEVSKWCQARGYGAGVIQELPSTTTAHVHCFQPAVTQTWKFVP; encoded by the coding sequence GTGACGGAGGCAGCCGCGGCGACGCGGCCCTCGCTGGTGAATACACGCATCTCGACGCCCTTTGGCTCCAACGGCCACACCTCGAGCCTGGATGGCCGGCTCTTCATCGGCAACGTGGGGGAGGATCACGCGACGACGACCACCACCTGGAGGGCTCGCGTGTTCCGGCCCGAGGCGGTGACCTACGACGCCGAGGGAAAGCCGGGCTTCTCGAGCGCCTTCTCTCCCGGAAAGACGCTCCAGGTGAACAACGGGGAGAACGCGCTGGCCTTCTGCTTCCTCAACCCGGCGCAGCCCTACACGCTCAGCAGCGGCGTCGCCGTCTACCAGCCCTTCATCTTCGACTCGATGATGTTCAACGGCCCGAATCGCTTTCGCCGCCGGACCGCGGAGGTCCGGGTCAGCCAGCCCTTCACGGTCCAGGCGGAGATCGCCTCCTTCTCCACGGGGCCGCTGGAAGAGCTGAAGACCGTTTCGGGCGCCCCCATCCTGGGCATCGAGCCGACGATGACCTCCGACGGGCGGCTGCTCCTCTTCCAGGGCGGTCCCCTCAACAACGGCGCCATCGACTACCTGATGTACAGCTACAACCCGACGCCCTGCGCCGCCTCGGGATGGAGTGAGCCCCGGCCCCTGTCCATGATGTTCAACGACCCCCACCCGGGTCTCAAACGCTACCCGATGGCCTGGCAACGGATGAAGGCGGCCACCGGCGAGGACTTTGGTGACACCGTCGCTGGCGGCAATCTGATTCGTGCCGCCTATCCCTGGGTGGACCACGAGGGCCGCAACGTCCTCTATGCCGCCGTCGGGTTCACCGGGGCCGCGGGCGGGCGCCGCGAGGCAATGAGCCTGGTGGGCGCGGACACGGGGTGGATCGCCCATCACCTCGACGGGAGCCTCAACACCGACCGGCAGGACATCGCTCACCTCTTCTACTCGGGCCCCATGTGGAACTTCGAGCAGGAGCGCGCTCCCTCCCAGAACTTCCCGCCGGGCTCGAGCAACGAGACCCGCTTCCTCCCCGTCACCAAGACGCACGACGTGCTCTCGCTCTTCGGCAGCAACACGGCGGACTACAACGAGGTGGACCTGGGAGAGTTGCTCAATCCCTTCCAGCTGCTCTTCCTGCCCATGAACGAGCTGGTCACCCGGGCGGGAACGTATGACTTGACGCGCACGCCCGATGGCGCGGGCCGCTTCTACACGGGCACGCTCGTGGGCACGGCTCAGATCTCCGAGAAGAACGACGTGACGCAGCCGCCCTCGGGCTCCTTGTGGGAGCCGCACGGCAAGGGCAAGGCCCTCGTCCTGCCCGGTGGCGGCGCCGCCACCGTGAACCTGACCGACTCCACCAACAGCATTCCAGGCGTCGGGGCAACCGTGCGTGGCTTCACCGTGCAGCTCGCCCTCCGCCCGGACCCCGCCATCAACCAGGGCTGCACCGGCAATCCCTACCGCTACCTCCTGGCGAAGCCCGGGGGCCTGGATCTCATCTACGAGGCGAACGGCGCGGTGCACATGTCGTTCGTGATCAATGGACAGCGGGTCCGCCTGGGGTTCAGTCAGCCGCTGCCCAAGGGCGTCTGGACGCACCTGGCCTACACCTGGGATGGGGTTACGGGACAGTTCGGCGAGTACATCAACGGCAAGGCCACGGGACGCGTGCTGCCCACCGCCCCCGGTACCCTCCGGTTGGGCACGGGGACGCTCTCCATTGGCGCGGGCACGAACCTCGACACCCAGAGCTGCCCGGCCAACGGGGAGGGCTCGTTCAAGGGCTTCATCGACGAGGTGCGTTTCTTCACGAATGCGCGCTCCAACCGCAGCATCTGCCTGACGACTCTCGGAGCGGACTGCAAGGAGGCCGCCATCCAGGAAGAGCCCACCGGGGGCCAGTTCGTCATGAATCAGCAGCACCCATCCTGCAACAGCCTGCCGGCGCTGGGCTCGCAGGCGTGTGCCGTGTCCATGCACCGCGTCTGCGCACAGCGTGGAGCCGATGACGCACTGAGCAGCGCCACCAACTTCTACGAGACCCTCCAGCAGGTCATCGGCAACCGCCCGCCCATCTCCCTGCTGGGAGTTCCCGCCTCCGCCAGCAGCACGGAAGTCGGCGTGGCGTGTGCGCCCATCCAGCACCAGAGCCTGGGGGTCACTTTCGAGGAGCTGGCGCGCCGTCACTCGGGTTGCACCGATGATCGGGTCTCCATGTCCAGCGACTGCACCGCCGCCGCCCACCGGTGGTGCCAGGGCCTGGGGTGGACGACTGGAATGATCTTCGAGATGACCTCGCGGCCGTGGGTGGGCTGCTTCAATTCGGGGCTCATCCAGGATGTTGCCCGGTCGCAGCTCGGGCCCGTCTCCAACGCGGGCAGCCTCACCTCCGGGGAATCGCGGCTGGAGGTCAGCAAGTGGTGTCAGGCGCGCGGTTACGGCGCGGGGGTCATCCAGGAGCTGCCCAGCACCACCACCGCCCACGTCCACTGCTTCCAGCCCGCGGTGACCCAGACCTGGAAGTTCGTTCCCTGA
- a CDS encoding fused MFS/spermidine synthase, translating to MKATSRLQLLTLYTFSGIAGLIYEVALQREFSRVFGVTTFASATVLAAYMGGIALGARLFGALADRVARPLRLYGALELGIAVYALLTPVLTALVSGVFVRLASGVDPHATRLIVLRLLLALLFALPPTLLMGGTLPAMARAVSKLVGAAEVARATTTLYTLNLLGAFLGSLSATYLLLPNLGLSKTLWLGAAFSAIAGAIALVLRDEQGAPSPAQDAATPPLANRVLLAAAAWSGFSVFAYEVVWTQLNGLVIGSSAYAFGMMLSLFLLGLMLGSAIISRLKLPSVEWRHIGYVQLSVSVAVLVTLPLWDKIPGVFSSVGPHVTTFGGRELVRFVAAAVVLLPPALLLGVFFPLLLRVAAANRELGHAVGGMTALNTGGAVLGSLVTGFGVLPLLGSRGTLLVLVAAGCLIALFCFRGRPRLMAAAVVVMVAGFALPGWDMLRLTSGENVYFLSQYFQGGKLLYSAESVQSGMTTVVQYSEAPPRKVLLSNGKFQGNNGGELVAQVRFSQIPLLFQDSFERALLIGVGTGTSVAVLAASPYQRIDAAELSPDILRASREHFQEVNKGALDSPRVHVHYADGRNMLMLSEHVYDLITIEVTSIWIAGEADLYNREFYALVKNHLRPKGVLQQWVQLHHMTPRDLAIILHTVRQELPHVALFYGGRQGQIIASREPLVMDYARIRELSAKLRGSFAANNVPASDFMMLAGEALLNEQGVEAYIQQQMATGSSGRPSGFVSTDDNLYLEYSTPRGNVFPMSQQRELLQAIGSVGQAELPVRGVEGPGEAAHVRGARLAGQRKLKEAISALTEAVAAGASQAEPLRADLERLLAKTEKLKGAPAP from the coding sequence ATGAAAGCGACCTCGCGCTTGCAGCTGCTCACGCTCTACACCTTCTCGGGCATCGCCGGGCTCATCTACGAGGTCGCGCTCCAGCGCGAGTTCTCCCGCGTTTTCGGCGTGACCACGTTCGCGTCCGCCACGGTGCTCGCCGCCTATATGGGGGGCATCGCCCTCGGTGCACGGCTGTTCGGCGCGCTCGCGGACCGGGTGGCCCGTCCGCTGCGCCTGTATGGTGCGCTCGAGCTTGGCATCGCCGTGTACGCCCTGCTCACGCCGGTGCTGACGGCGCTCGTCTCCGGCGTGTTCGTGCGGCTGGCCAGCGGCGTGGACCCTCACGCGACCCGGCTGATCGTCCTCCGCCTGCTCCTGGCGCTGCTGTTCGCTCTGCCGCCCACCCTGTTGATGGGCGGCACGCTTCCCGCGATGGCTCGCGCGGTCTCGAAGCTCGTCGGCGCGGCGGAGGTGGCCCGGGCGACGACGACGCTCTACACCCTGAACCTCCTGGGCGCGTTTCTCGGCTCGCTGTCGGCGACGTATCTCCTGCTGCCGAACCTCGGGCTGTCGAAGACCCTGTGGCTCGGTGCCGCCTTCAGCGCGATCGCGGGAGCCATCGCTCTTGTCTTGCGCGACGAACAAGGCGCGCCGTCTCCCGCGCAGGACGCCGCGACACCGCCTCTCGCGAACCGGGTGCTCCTGGCGGCGGCGGCGTGGTCGGGGTTCTCGGTGTTCGCGTATGAGGTCGTCTGGACGCAGCTCAACGGCCTGGTCATCGGGAGCAGCGCCTACGCCTTCGGCATGATGCTGTCCCTGTTCCTGCTCGGGCTGATGCTGGGGTCGGCGATCATCTCACGGTTGAAACTGCCCTCGGTCGAGTGGCGTCACATCGGGTACGTGCAACTCTCGGTGTCGGTGGCCGTCCTGGTGACGCTTCCGCTGTGGGACAAGATTCCAGGGGTCTTCTCGTCGGTCGGCCCCCACGTGACGACCTTCGGCGGACGAGAGCTGGTGCGGTTCGTGGCCGCCGCCGTCGTCCTGCTCCCTCCAGCGTTGCTGTTGGGCGTCTTCTTCCCTCTGCTTTTGCGCGTCGCCGCCGCCAATCGAGAGCTTGGGCATGCGGTGGGTGGGATGACGGCGCTCAACACCGGAGGCGCTGTTCTCGGCTCGTTGGTGACCGGGTTCGGCGTGTTGCCGCTCCTCGGTAGCAGGGGCACGCTGCTCGTCCTGGTCGCCGCGGGCTGTCTCATCGCGTTGTTCTGCTTTCGTGGCCGTCCGAGGCTCATGGCAGCGGCGGTGGTGGTCATGGTGGCCGGGTTCGCGCTTCCTGGCTGGGACATGCTGCGGCTCACGTCTGGCGAAAACGTCTACTTCCTCTCGCAGTACTTCCAGGGGGGCAAGCTGCTGTACTCCGCCGAGAGTGTGCAATCGGGAATGACGACGGTGGTGCAATACAGCGAAGCGCCACCGCGCAAGGTGCTCCTCAGCAACGGCAAGTTCCAGGGAAACAACGGCGGCGAGCTGGTGGCGCAGGTCCGGTTCTCGCAGATTCCATTGTTGTTCCAGGACAGCTTCGAGCGGGCCCTGCTCATTGGCGTGGGCACCGGCACCTCGGTCGCCGTGCTCGCCGCATCGCCCTATCAGCGGATCGATGCCGCCGAGCTGTCGCCGGACATCTTGCGCGCCTCACGTGAGCACTTCCAGGAGGTGAACAAGGGGGCTCTCGATTCGCCGCGCGTGCACGTTCATTACGCCGACGGACGGAACATGCTGATGCTCAGCGAGCATGTGTATGACCTGATCACCATCGAGGTCACCAGCATCTGGATCGCCGGCGAAGCGGACCTCTACAATCGCGAGTTCTACGCGTTGGTGAAGAACCATCTGCGGCCCAAGGGGGTGTTGCAGCAGTGGGTGCAGCTGCACCACATGACCCCTCGGGACCTGGCCATCATCCTCCACACCGTCCGCCAGGAGTTGCCGCACGTCGCGCTCTTCTATGGCGGGCGGCAAGGACAGATCATCGCCTCGCGCGAGCCACTCGTGATGGATTACGCGCGCATTCGTGAGCTCTCGGCAAAGCTGCGAGGTTCCTTCGCGGCGAACAACGTCCCGGCCAGCGACTTCATGATGCTCGCCGGAGAGGCCTTGCTCAACGAGCAGGGCGTCGAGGCGTACATCCAGCAGCAGATGGCCACGGGCTCGTCGGGACGGCCCTCGGGGTTCGTCTCGACGGACGACAACCTCTATCTCGAGTACTCCACGCCTCGCGGCAATGTCTTCCCCATGTCACAGCAGCGCGAGCTGTTGCAGGCGATCGGGTCGGTGGGGCAAGCGGAGCTACCCGTTCGGGGCGTGGAGGGGCCCGGAGAAGCAGCGCATGTCCGTGGCGCCCGCCTGGCCGGCCAACGCAAGCTCAAGGAGGCGATCTCGGCGCTCACCGAGGCCGTCGCCGCGGGTGCGAGCCAGGCCGAGCCTCTTCGCGCCGACCTCGAACGCCTGCTCGCCAAGACAGAGAAGCTCAAGGGCGCTCCGGCTCCTTGA